A genome region from Frankineae bacterium MT45 includes the following:
- a CDS encoding flagellar protein FlbD gives MLQVHRLGGPVFALNPDLIERAEATPDTVVTLVDGNKYVIQESLDELVDAIRAWRSEVIAIALSMGNDNAAPITAGPNQWLAREPSPHQRHSGSGNSGQTSGHGSSVVALHRKGV, from the coding sequence ATGTTGCAGGTACATCGGTTAGGCGGCCCGGTCTTCGCCTTGAACCCCGACCTCATCGAGCGCGCTGAGGCAACCCCCGACACGGTTGTCACGCTGGTCGACGGCAACAAGTACGTCATCCAGGAATCCCTCGACGAACTCGTCGACGCGATCCGCGCCTGGCGCTCTGAGGTCATCGCCATCGCCCTGTCGATGGGCAATGACAACGCCGCCCCGATCACGGCCGGACCCAACCAGTGGCTCGCCCGCGAACCCTCCCCGCACCAGCGGCACAGCGGTTCCGGCAACAGCGGCCAGACATCAGGACACGGATCTTCGGTAGTCGCCCTGCATCGCAAGGGAGTCTGA
- a CDS encoding chemotaxis protein MotB, with protein MSGHGRKKKHHEEEEGEGGSERWLVTYADMLTLLLVLFIVLYSISKVNTSKLSQLRASLSSALGGGQQSILDGSTGLGNSEGDTIAAQLIPDPESQAAANGVPTVPNPDLAPGAASAAVDAAQAAQAAKAVAEAKQGAAAVKAEVDEFEKIEKSIAKSLGARGLAGVAQYSIDQRGLVVTIVTNSLVFPGNQATLLPGGQTILDAVVPPLVHIPNPIEVDGHTNQLGVSTEPEYPSGWELSSARASAVVRFMIDRKVPASRLSAAGYSDQRPLYAPSDPRSVAGNRRVDVVILSMLSAADRSKLPTVAAQQP; from the coding sequence ATGAGTGGGCACGGGCGTAAGAAGAAGCATCACGAGGAGGAAGAGGGTGAAGGCGGCAGCGAGCGTTGGCTAGTGACATACGCCGACATGCTCACCCTGCTGCTGGTGCTCTTCATCGTCCTCTACTCGATCTCCAAGGTGAACACCTCGAAGCTCTCGCAGCTTCGGGCGTCGCTCTCCTCCGCACTCGGTGGTGGCCAGCAGTCCATCCTGGACGGCAGCACCGGCCTCGGTAACTCCGAGGGCGACACCATCGCCGCCCAGCTGATCCCCGATCCGGAGAGCCAGGCGGCGGCCAACGGCGTGCCGACGGTACCCAACCCCGATCTCGCACCGGGGGCGGCCAGTGCCGCCGTCGACGCGGCCCAGGCGGCGCAGGCGGCCAAGGCGGTCGCCGAGGCCAAGCAGGGCGCGGCGGCGGTGAAGGCCGAGGTCGACGAGTTCGAGAAGATCGAGAAGAGCATCGCCAAGTCACTCGGGGCCCGGGGGCTGGCCGGTGTCGCGCAGTACAGCATCGATCAGCGCGGCCTGGTCGTCACGATCGTCACCAACAGTCTCGTCTTCCCCGGTAATCAGGCCACCCTGTTGCCTGGTGGCCAGACGATCCTGGACGCAGTCGTCCCACCGCTGGTGCATATCCCGAACCCCATCGAAGTGGACGGGCACACCAACCAGCTCGGGGTGAGCACCGAGCCCGAGTACCCCTCGGGCTGGGAGCTCTCATCGGCCCGGGCGTCGGCCGTGGTCCGCTTCATGATCGACCGGAAGGTCCCGGCGAGCCGTCTCTCGGCGGCCGGCTACTCCGATCAGCGGCCGCTCTACGCACCGAGCGATCCCCGCTCCGTGGCCGGCAACCGCCGGGTCGACGTGGTGATCCTGTCGATGCTCTCGGCGGCCGACAGATCGAAGCTACCGACCGTCGCCGCCCAGCAACCCTGA
- a CDS encoding Flagellar hook-length control protein FliK yields the protein MTATNVALLNVAAPLTQPTSPRVQRRSEEDSSQPERSVAKGESTDATASTSGSEKTNPSRRGRSATDAAADFAALLAGSIAAGSTATPATTEPRATPVTGSATADPTAPADPTSGTAADAALLAGLAALLAPATVTPLAASAKGAATASADATSISAVTLPVATGSTPTTASATPATTDAADPAATTALTTASTSAAFTALVESATASSSGTSASTTATTEPAPASTREPVDARVTSTSPATASATTASTASASTPTAGPTTAPAASSQSPSDAAAIAAAALSAQAQTQAQAHATSATATTATATATAITDVSTAGAATAVTSAVASATGGATAASDRPATPNAPLSADALVVSQTGNSVSAQQAINALTQPVQAAPPAAPVAAAAPPAAIAQQLSTPINALLTTASGQHQLTIDLHPAELGAVRVIAHINNGQISVSLSAATAGGHDALSDSLGDLSRNLHSHGFTGVEVSLGNGGSDRDGGNGGRTSNGRGNANSGETASSASTGPSGRVRGIAADTALDRLL from the coding sequence ATGACCGCAACCAACGTGGCCCTCCTCAACGTCGCCGCGCCGCTCACCCAGCCGACTTCACCCCGGGTGCAGCGCCGCAGCGAGGAGGACTCCTCCCAGCCCGAGCGCAGCGTCGCCAAGGGCGAGAGCACCGACGCGACCGCCTCGACCTCGGGCAGCGAGAAGACCAACCCGTCGCGACGGGGTCGCAGCGCGACCGATGCCGCTGCGGACTTCGCCGCGCTGCTGGCCGGTTCGATCGCCGCCGGCTCAACGGCAACCCCGGCAACGACTGAGCCGAGAGCGACCCCGGTCACCGGGTCCGCAACCGCCGATCCGACAGCGCCAGCCGACCCGACCAGCGGGACGGCGGCCGACGCCGCGCTTCTCGCCGGCCTCGCCGCACTGCTGGCCCCGGCGACCGTCACCCCGCTGGCGGCTTCGGCCAAGGGTGCAGCCACCGCATCGGCAGACGCCACCTCCATCTCCGCGGTCACGCTCCCAGTGGCAACCGGCAGCACGCCGACGACCGCGAGCGCCACTCCGGCCACGACCGACGCCGCAGACCCGGCCGCCACGACGGCGCTCACCACTGCATCCACGAGTGCCGCCTTCACCGCGTTGGTCGAGAGCGCCACTGCGTCATCGTCCGGCACCTCTGCCAGTACGACGGCGACCACCGAGCCCGCCCCGGCGAGCACCCGCGAGCCCGTCGATGCGCGCGTCACCAGCACTTCGCCGGCCACGGCCAGCGCGACCACGGCCAGCACGGCCAGCGCGAGCACGCCGACTGCGGGCCCGACCACCGCGCCGGCGGCGAGCAGCCAGTCCCCGAGCGACGCGGCAGCTATTGCAGCCGCCGCCCTCTCGGCCCAGGCGCAGACCCAGGCCCAGGCCCACGCCACGTCGGCGACGGCCACGACCGCGACTGCGACCGCGACCGCGATCACCGACGTCAGCACTGCCGGGGCGGCAACGGCGGTCACCAGCGCCGTCGCCTCCGCGACCGGCGGGGCCACCGCAGCCAGCGACCGTCCGGCCACCCCGAACGCACCGCTGAGCGCCGACGCCCTGGTGGTGAGCCAGACCGGAAACTCCGTCTCGGCCCAGCAGGCGATCAACGCGCTGACCCAGCCCGTCCAGGCGGCACCGCCGGCCGCTCCGGTGGCGGCCGCGGCCCCGCCGGCCGCCATCGCCCAGCAGCTCAGCACCCCGATCAACGCGCTGCTCACCACGGCCAGCGGTCAGCACCAGCTCACCATCGACCTGCACCCGGCCGAGCTGGGCGCGGTCCGCGTGATCGCGCACATCAACAACGGCCAGATCAGCGTCTCACTCAGCGCGGCCACCGCCGGCGGGCACGACGCCCTCAGCGACAGCCTCGGCGATCTCAGCCGAAACCTGCACAGCCACGGCTTCACCGGCGTCGAGGTATCCCTCGGCAATGGCGGCAGTGACCGTGATGGTGGCAACGGTGGCCGTACCTCGAACGGACGCGGGAACGCGAACTCGGGCGAGACGGCATCGAGCGCATCCACCGGCCCGAGCGGGCGCGTCCGCGGTATCGCCGCCGACACCGCGCTGGATCGGCTGCTCTGA
- a CDS encoding flagellar basal-body rod modification protein FlgD: protein MTSPVSSVGTTATATVPSTTSSNVSTVDNTSLSPDAFLQLLVAQLKYQDPSKPVDTSTFMNETATLSQVQTMQTLSTNSQSTLNAQQVQAATSMVGHTISYTDSSGNLATGVVSAATISGTTPSLQVGKTTVALTSVQQVLSS, encoded by the coding sequence ATGACAAGCCCAGTTAGCTCTGTCGGAACTACGGCAACGGCGACGGTGCCATCGACGACGAGCTCAAATGTCTCAACGGTCGACAACACCTCGTTGTCGCCGGACGCATTCCTGCAGCTGCTCGTCGCGCAGCTGAAGTACCAGGACCCGAGCAAGCCGGTTGACACTTCGACCTTCATGAACGAGACGGCGACCCTGTCCCAGGTGCAGACCATGCAGACGCTCTCCACCAACAGCCAGAGCACGCTCAATGCACAGCAGGTGCAGGCGGCGACCAGCATGGTCGGACACACGATCAGCTACACCGACAGCTCCGGCAACCTCGCGACTGGCGTCGTCAGCGCGGCCACCATCTCCGGCACGACACCGTCGCTGCAGGTAGGCAAGACCACCGTCGCTCTGACCAGCGTCCAGCAGGTCCTCTCCAGCTAG
- a CDS encoding flagellar motor switch protein FliM gives MAYDFRRPTKLSREHVRALQMCCELFGKRLTTLLTGSLRQVCHIDLVSIEQQSYEEYVTTLDSPTILAPFSIEPLQGTAILQFALSTAMTSIDHLLGGPGGEQPGRTLTDTETGLLNDLLEQMLSVLRYGFESMAPLKTKLAPVEYNPQFVQAAAATDAVVVASFDLTVGASSCLLTLCLPLSPVVAQLQAERAQRSHRDQEDPNRDASARKVRDGLGGVEIDVVVQFDAIALDTSRLLSLAEGDVIKLTHRVNAPLTVEAGGTTFAHAIAGKSGERLAALIIEPLQTQPATQERL, from the coding sequence GTGGCCTACGACTTTCGTCGACCGACGAAACTCTCCCGCGAACACGTGCGGGCGCTACAGATGTGCTGCGAGCTCTTCGGCAAGCGGTTGACGACGCTGCTCACCGGAAGTCTGCGCCAGGTCTGCCACATCGACCTCGTCTCGATCGAGCAGCAGAGCTACGAGGAGTACGTCACTACTCTCGACTCGCCGACGATCCTGGCCCCCTTCTCGATCGAGCCGCTGCAGGGCACCGCGATCCTGCAGTTCGCCCTGAGCACCGCCATGACGAGCATCGATCACCTGCTCGGCGGCCCGGGCGGTGAGCAGCCCGGACGGACCCTCACCGACACCGAGACCGGCCTGCTGAACGACCTGCTGGAGCAGATGCTCAGCGTGCTCCGCTACGGCTTCGAGTCGATGGCACCGCTGAAGACCAAGCTGGCTCCGGTCGAGTACAACCCCCAGTTCGTCCAGGCCGCAGCCGCCACCGACGCCGTCGTCGTCGCCTCCTTTGACCTCACCGTCGGCGCCTCCTCCTGCCTGCTCACGCTCTGCCTCCCGCTCTCGCCGGTGGTGGCCCAGCTGCAGGCCGAGCGGGCCCAGCGCAGCCACCGTGACCAGGAAGACCCGAACCGCGATGCCTCGGCCCGCAAGGTCCGCGACGGGCTCGGCGGAGTCGAGATCGACGTCGTCGTCCAGTTCGACGCCATCGCGCTGGACACCTCGCGGCTGCTCAGCCTGGCCGAGGGTGACGTCATCAAGCTCACCCACCGCGTCAACGCGCCGCTCACGGTCGAGGCCGGCGGCACCACCTTCGCCCACGCCATCGCCGGCAAGTCCGGCGAACGCCTCGCGGCACTCATCATCGAACCCCTCCAGACCCAACCCGCTACTCAGGAGCGCTTGTGA
- a CDS encoding flagellar motor switch protein FliG has product MAATATATPILTVVPNDASANPVALSVAPAPIPVPDPLAGLTGKQKAAVLMLQLGREESAKVLGRLDEDELEELSAEIVRMGKVPTEVSVAVLAEFAGELATGATTRGGMDQAREMLIRALGDKRAGAILERLSASIVELPFSFMQNLDSRQIVSFLGDEHPQTIALVLAHLPAPLAAAILTGLPRDQQSDVAHRIAVMDRTSPDLIRKVESSLERRISSLGVASELASAVGGVRPLVEIINRADRGTERQILEGLELHDADLADEVRSQMFMFEDLVGLEDRAIQLVLRQIQAADLATALKGVAANVRDRVMQNMSERAALTLAEEIDVLGPVRIQVVEEAQANVVRVIRELEESGQIQVRRGDEEEFVA; this is encoded by the coding sequence ATGGCCGCGACAGCAACCGCTACCCCGATCCTCACGGTGGTTCCGAACGACGCTTCCGCCAACCCTGTTGCCCTGTCGGTCGCCCCGGCGCCGATCCCGGTTCCGGACCCGCTGGCCGGTCTCACCGGCAAGCAGAAGGCCGCCGTGCTGATGCTCCAGCTCGGTCGCGAGGAGAGCGCCAAGGTCCTAGGTCGCCTGGACGAGGATGAGCTGGAGGAGCTCAGCGCCGAGATCGTACGGATGGGGAAGGTGCCCACCGAGGTCTCCGTCGCCGTGCTGGCCGAGTTCGCCGGCGAGCTGGCCACCGGGGCCACCACCCGCGGTGGCATGGACCAGGCCCGCGAGATGCTCATCCGGGCCCTGGGTGACAAGCGAGCCGGGGCGATCCTGGAGCGCCTCTCGGCTAGCATCGTCGAACTTCCCTTTAGTTTCATGCAGAATCTCGACTCCCGTCAGATCGTCTCCTTCCTGGGTGACGAGCACCCGCAGACGATCGCGCTGGTGCTGGCCCACCTCCCCGCGCCGCTGGCCGCCGCCATCCTGACCGGCCTGCCGCGCGATCAACAGTCCGACGTGGCGCACCGCATCGCCGTGATGGACCGCACCTCGCCCGACCTGATCCGCAAGGTCGAGTCCAGCCTGGAGCGCCGTATCTCCTCCCTCGGTGTGGCCAGCGAGCTCGCCTCGGCCGTGGGTGGTGTCCGGCCGCTGGTCGAGATCATCAACCGGGCCGACCGCGGCACCGAGCGTCAGATCCTCGAGGGCCTGGAACTGCACGACGCCGACCTGGCCGACGAGGTCCGCAGCCAGATGTTCATGTTTGAGGACCTGGTTGGCCTCGAGGACCGCGCCATTCAGCTGGTGCTGCGTCAGATCCAGGCGGCCGACCTGGCCACCGCACTCAAGGGTGTGGCGGCGAACGTCCGCGATCGCGTCATGCAGAACATGTCCGAACGGGCCGCACTCACCCTGGCCGAGGAGATCGACGTGCTCGGCCCGGTCCGCATCCAGGTGGTCGAGGAGGCGCAGGCCAACGTGGTCCGCGTGATCCGCGAGCTCGAAGAGTCGGGCCAGATCCAGGTCCGCCGGGGCGACGAGGAGGAGTTCGTTGCCTAA
- a CDS encoding flagellar FliL protein has product MAIAAPTERKVVGQTSVKTGAGANAGGKNIAGGAAEAEEPVKKSKKKLIIIAAVLVLALGGAGYFFLMPKSTTVAVPKPGNIISMESTTLNLAGGHYLKLQVAIELVAGHEAGMDTNEAANIVIDEFSNRTVAEISSQAQRDALKKDLVAKLKKAYPEKIYDVFLIQFVSQ; this is encoded by the coding sequence ATGGCTATCGCTGCCCCAACCGAGCGCAAGGTCGTCGGCCAGACATCGGTCAAGACCGGAGCCGGCGCAAACGCCGGCGGTAAGAACATCGCCGGCGGCGCAGCCGAGGCCGAGGAGCCGGTGAAGAAGAGCAAGAAGAAGCTCATCATCATCGCGGCTGTCCTCGTTCTCGCGCTGGGCGGCGCCGGCTACTTCTTCCTGATGCCGAAATCGACCACCGTCGCGGTGCCGAAGCCGGGGAACATCATCAGCATGGAGTCGACCACGCTGAACCTGGCCGGTGGGCACTACCTCAAGCTGCAGGTGGCGATCGAGCTGGTGGCCGGGCACGAGGCCGGGATGGACACCAACGAGGCGGCGAACATCGTCATCGACGAGTTCAGCAACCGCACGGTCGCTGAGATCTCATCGCAGGCCCAGCGCGACGCCCTCAAGAAGGACCTGGTCGCCAAGCTGAAGAAGGCCTACCCCGAGAAGATCTACGACGTCTTCCTCATCCAGTTCGTCTCACAGTAA
- a CDS encoding chemotaxis protein MotA, with amino-acid sequence MDPATLIGVGAALVAVFGSMILEGSSPMAIFLPSPMILVFVGTIGAAVAGGVLTDAKALPKLIKLAMTAKVAPPDESVAILVKLAERARREGLLALEDDVANIEDPFLKRALEMAVDGTDSSAVAEILGAEVDTKRSNDRQGAKIMQDMGGFAPTIGIIGTVIGLIHVLGNLAEPSQLGAEIASAFVATLWGVLSANIFWFPLGNRLRRISDMECAQMDLAIEGVLAIQDGSNPRLVEQKLHSLLPPAEQSKKEVA; translated from the coding sequence GTGGATCCGGCAACCTTAATCGGCGTCGGAGCAGCTCTGGTCGCGGTCTTCGGATCGATGATCCTCGAGGGCAGCAGCCCGATGGCGATCTTCCTGCCGTCCCCGATGATCCTGGTCTTCGTCGGGACCATCGGCGCCGCCGTCGCCGGTGGCGTGCTCACTGACGCCAAGGCGCTTCCGAAGCTCATCAAACTCGCCATGACGGCCAAGGTCGCTCCCCCCGACGAGTCGGTCGCGATCCTGGTCAAGCTGGCCGAGCGCGCCCGTCGCGAGGGCCTGCTGGCCCTCGAGGACGACGTCGCCAACATCGAGGACCCCTTCCTGAAGCGGGCCCTGGAGATGGCGGTCGACGGGACCGACTCCTCCGCGGTGGCCGAGATTCTTGGCGCCGAGGTGGACACCAAGCGCAGCAACGACCGTCAGGGCGCCAAGATCATGCAGGACATGGGCGGCTTTGCTCCGACGATCGGCATCATCGGCACCGTCATCGGCCTCATCCACGTGCTCGGCAACCTGGCTGAGCCGTCCCAGCTCGGTGCCGAGATCGCCTCGGCCTTCGTCGCCACCCTCTGGGGTGTGCTCTCGGCCAACATCTTCTGGTTCCCGCTGGGCAACCGGCTGCGCCGCATCAGCGACATGGAGTGCGCGCAGATGGATCTCGCCATCGAGGGCGTCCTCGCTATCCAGGACGGCTCCAACCCGCGCCTGGTCGAGCAGAAGCTGCACAGCTTGCTGCCGCCGGCCGAGCAGAGCAAGAAGGAAGTTGCCTGA
- a CDS encoding Flagellar biosynthesis/type III secretory pathway protein FliH produces the protein MPNVPTPAAAPMLPELDATPKLAPLGFDIATSAGVPSTLTEQARSEARAVGYATGWSTGVREAREAMAAKLQAATEEAAALVADTRARLATVLAALDVAATALEQQSVPGAVEMEETLIGCAVELTEALLTRELSSVDTASDALARTLALAPAGEPVTVTLSPRDYKTLAVAPSGAVYPALVATYRRSITVASDESLNPGDAVVRCGATTVDGRLSAGMQRVREALGKEATA, from the coding sequence TTGCCTAACGTCCCGACCCCCGCCGCGGCCCCGATGCTGCCGGAACTGGATGCCACCCCCAAGCTGGCGCCGCTCGGTTTCGACATCGCGACTTCGGCCGGGGTCCCGTCGACCCTGACCGAGCAGGCCCGCTCCGAGGCTCGGGCGGTCGGCTACGCCACCGGCTGGTCGACCGGCGTCCGCGAGGCCCGCGAGGCGATGGCCGCCAAACTCCAGGCCGCGACCGAGGAGGCGGCGGCCCTGGTCGCCGACACCCGGGCCCGGCTGGCCACCGTGCTGGCCGCCCTCGACGTCGCCGCCACCGCGCTCGAGCAGCAGTCGGTGCCCGGAGCCGTCGAGATGGAAGAGACCCTCATCGGCTGCGCCGTCGAGCTGACCGAGGCCCTGCTGACCCGCGAACTGAGCAGCGTCGACACCGCTTCCGACGCCCTGGCCCGCACCCTGGCCCTGGCCCCGGCCGGCGAGCCGGTGACGGTCACGCTCTCGCCGCGCGACTACAAGACCCTCGCCGTCGCCCCGTCGGGCGCGGTCTACCCGGCGCTCGTCGCCACCTACCGGCGCAGCATCACCGTCGCCTCCGACGAGTCCCTCAACCCGGGTGACGCCGTCGTCCGCTGCGGGGCCACCACCGTCGACGGCCGTCTCAGCGCCGGCATGCAGCGCGTCCGTGAAGCCCTTGGCAAGGAAGCGACCGCATGA
- a CDS encoding flagellum-specific ATP synthase → MSSLLLNDRVVHALHTAPPEISGIVSEVRGLSATIRGISARVGDIVHLHHGDISTPAEVVSVQGDSAACLPLGTLAGIGSGDRVTSTGGPLEIEVGEALLGHVLDGLGNRLDGGRLPSGLHTATVESTPPDALTRQRVDVAMPLGVRAIDTLIPVGRGQRMGIFAGSGVGKSSLLSMIMHGTQAEITVLALVGERGREVREFLEDDLGPEGMRNAIVVVATSDQPPMVRLRAAFVATRIAEWFRDSGKQVLLMMDSITRLAMAQREIGLSVGEPPATRGYPPSVFAMLPQLLERAGGSEHGSITGLYTVLVEGDDHNEPIADTARSILDGHIVLDRKLATAGHFPSIDVLQSVSRVANAVTTPEQRELSQVTRQLLDARRDVKELVEIGAYVAGTNPRADVALTLWPQLEHFLRQGLHTEANAAQSWEMLASILNLED, encoded by the coding sequence ATGAGCTCGCTGCTGCTGAACGACCGGGTCGTGCACGCGCTGCACACCGCACCGCCCGAGATCTCCGGGATCGTGTCGGAGGTCCGCGGGCTGTCGGCGACCATCCGCGGGATCTCCGCCCGCGTCGGTGACATCGTGCACCTGCACCACGGCGACATCAGCACCCCGGCCGAGGTCGTCTCGGTGCAGGGCGATTCGGCGGCCTGCCTGCCACTGGGAACGCTGGCCGGCATCGGCAGCGGCGACCGGGTCACCAGCACCGGCGGCCCACTGGAGATCGAGGTCGGCGAGGCCCTGCTCGGACACGTCCTGGACGGGCTCGGCAACCGGCTCGACGGCGGACGACTCCCTAGTGGCCTGCACACGGCAACGGTCGAATCCACCCCGCCGGACGCGCTCACCCGGCAGCGGGTGGACGTCGCCATGCCGCTCGGCGTGCGCGCCATCGACACCCTCATCCCCGTCGGACGCGGTCAGCGCATGGGCATCTTCGCCGGCAGCGGCGTCGGCAAGTCGAGCCTCCTCTCCATGATCATGCACGGCACCCAGGCCGAGATCACCGTCCTCGCCCTCGTCGGTGAACGAGGCCGAGAGGTCCGCGAGTTCCTCGAGGACGACCTCGGCCCGGAGGGGATGCGCAACGCGATCGTCGTCGTCGCCACCTCCGACCAGCCGCCGATGGTGCGACTGCGCGCCGCCTTCGTGGCCACCCGGATCGCCGAGTGGTTCCGCGACTCGGGCAAGCAGGTGCTGCTCATGATGGACAGCATCACCCGTCTGGCCATGGCCCAGCGCGAGATCGGCCTCTCGGTCGGCGAGCCGCCGGCCACCCGCGGCTACCCGCCGTCTGTCTTCGCCATGCTCCCGCAACTGCTGGAGCGCGCCGGTGGTTCCGAGCACGGTTCGATCACCGGGCTGTACACCGTCCTCGTCGAGGGCGATGACCACAACGAGCCGATCGCTGACACCGCCCGCTCGATCCTGGACGGGCACATCGTGCTTGACCGCAAGCTGGCCACCGCCGGGCACTTCCCGAGCATCGACGTGCTCCAGTCGGTGTCCCGCGTGGCCAACGCGGTGACGACGCCCGAGCAGCGCGAGCTCTCCCAGGTCACCCGCCAACTCCTCGATGCCCGCCGTGACGTCAAGGAACTGGTGGAGATCGGCGCTTACGTCGCCGGCACCAACCCGCGGGCCGACGTCGCCCTCACCCTCTGGCCGCAGCTCGAGCACTTCCTCCGCCAGGGCCTGCACACTGAGGCCAACGCGGCCCAGTCGTGGGAGATGCTCGCCTCGATCCTGAACCTGGAGGACTGA
- a CDS encoding Cell wall-associated hydrolase, NlpC family, which produces MTAPAAIADVLSRVAAIQNQINTLAGIKTTSATGTATASSTGATSSTSGSDFSSVLSQLNGATGATSASDSGATGSDAVTAAESYLGTPYVWGGESSTGIDCSGLTQASYKSLGISLPRTAAEQQKMGTAVDSIADAKPGDLIFYGNPAHHVTMYIGNNQLIEAPTEGQDVHIKTVYGHPSSIRRIIPDSTSVASTSGYSTALSPAVSGTGLNPAVMQYSAQFKAAETKYGLPTGLLAAVAQQESGGNPSAMSKAGAVGLMQFMPSTAAGLGVNPLNPSSAIDGAGRMYAGLLSKYSGSVPLALAAYNAGSGAVDKYGGIPPYSETQNYVKKVTALMNTKGAQLS; this is translated from the coding sequence ATGACCGCGCCCGCCGCGATCGCCGACGTGCTCAGCCGCGTCGCCGCGATCCAGAACCAGATCAACACGCTGGCCGGGATCAAGACCACCTCGGCCACCGGCACCGCGACCGCCTCGTCCACCGGGGCGACCTCCAGCACCTCCGGATCGGACTTCTCCTCGGTGCTCTCCCAGCTCAACGGCGCCACCGGTGCGACGTCGGCCAGCGACTCCGGCGCCACCGGCTCTGACGCGGTCACAGCGGCCGAGTCCTACCTGGGCACCCCCTACGTCTGGGGCGGCGAGAGCTCCACCGGCATCGACTGCTCAGGACTTACCCAGGCCTCCTACAAATCATTGGGAATCTCGCTCCCACGCACGGCCGCCGAGCAGCAGAAGATGGGCACCGCGGTGGACAGCATCGCCGACGCCAAGCCCGGTGACCTTATTTTCTATGGCAATCCGGCGCACCACGTCACGATGTACATCGGAAACAACCAGCTCATCGAGGCCCCGACCGAGGGCCAGGACGTGCACATCAAGACCGTCTACGGCCACCCCTCTTCGATCCGCCGGATCATCCCGGACTCGACCTCCGTCGCGTCGACGTCGGGCTACAGCACCGCCCTCTCGCCGGCGGTGAGTGGCACCGGGCTGAACCCGGCCGTGATGCAGTACTCGGCCCAGTTCAAGGCGGCCGAGACGAAGTACGGCCTGCCGACCGGCCTGCTGGCCGCTGTGGCGCAGCAGGAGTCGGGCGGCAACCCCTCGGCGATGAGCAAGGCGGGCGCGGTGGGACTGATGCAGTTCATGCCGAGCACCGCGGCTGGCCTGGGTGTGAACCCGCTCAACCCGTCGTCGGCCATCGACGGCGCCGGACGGATGTACGCCGGTCTGCTCAGCAAGTACAGCGGCTCGGTGCCGCTCGCCCTGGCCGCCTACAACGCGGGCTCCGGCGCAGTGGACAAGTACGGAGGCATCCCGCCGTACAGCGAGACGCAGAACTACGTGAAGAAGGTAACCGCATTGATGAACACGAAGGGCGCGCAGCTGTCATGA
- a CDS encoding flagellar hook protein FlgE — MLRSLFTGISGLSAHQQMLDVASNNIANVNTTGYKSSSAVFSDTLSQTLQGASAGSATQGGTNGKQVGLGVKLAGVVTDFTQGSTQTTGRGTDMLVDGDGFFMVSQGGQTLYTRQGSYSLDQVGHLVTPSGGMLEDSTGAPLVLTGLTTGTYQSYSIAQDGTINAVDATGASTVLGQIGLATFANPAGLQKMGDSEYAVSGNSGPAIMGLPGTGAFGKITAGALEMSNVNLAAELTNLIIAERGYQANSRVISTSDEVLQTLVQLQ; from the coding sequence ATGTTGCGCTCACTCTTCACCGGCATCTCCGGTCTCTCGGCACACCAGCAGATGCTCGACGTTGCGTCGAACAACATCGCCAACGTCAACACCACCGGCTACAAGAGCAGCTCGGCGGTCTTCTCCGACACCCTCAGCCAGACGCTGCAGGGCGCCTCGGCCGGTAGCGCCACCCAGGGCGGCACGAACGGCAAGCAGGTCGGCCTCGGCGTCAAGCTGGCCGGCGTCGTCACCGACTTCACCCAGGGCTCGACCCAGACCACCGGCCGCGGCACCGACATGCTCGTCGACGGTGACGGCTTCTTCATGGTCTCGCAGGGCGGCCAGACGCTCTACACGCGCCAGGGCAGCTACTCCCTCGACCAGGTGGGCCACCTGGTGACGCCGTCCGGCGGCATGCTGGAGGACTCCACCGGCGCCCCGCTGGTCCTCACCGGCCTCACCACCGGCACGTACCAGAGCTACAGCATCGCCCAGGACGGCACCATCAACGCCGTCGACGCAACCGGCGCCTCCACCGTCCTCGGCCAGATCGGTCTGGCGACGTTCGCGAACCCGGCCGGCCTGCAGAAGATGGGTGACTCCGAGTACGCCGTCAGCGGCAACTCCGGCCCGGCCATCATGGGCCTGCCGGGCACCGGTGCCTTCGGCAAGATCACCGCCGGCGCGCTGGAGATGTCCAACGTCAACCTGGCCGCCGAGCTCACCAACCTGATCATCGCCGAGCGTGGCTACCAGGCCAACTCGCGCGTCATCAGCACCTCCGACGAGGTTCTGCAGACGCTGGTCCAGCTCCAGTAG